The Mercenaria mercenaria strain notata chromosome 8, MADL_Memer_1, whole genome shotgun sequence genome has a segment encoding these proteins:
- the LOC128559006 gene encoding uncharacterized protein LOC128559006, with product MADSDFRMKDGGISDVITAANNGHDRIVDGQEFENVEEKHESEQSDLTEPGTENGKLHENRITENNGNGEPPNANHTNVPDYGRISPNSYTQELDLTDPKSVIDMLENVDLTEEDTEDLLQEAYKMNRKLKEMLRRQDEQSSDSKPKLKSKSKSFVESRSVNGQGSMTSSATSSSDNSRMGSSFGIRKVLPPINAGERETSVYAIKLRRSKTNVQETKPALSDSAILRSKSSTKPPIRKDSESPSRRKKAPGPKPEWNDRFNYT from the exons GATTTTCGAATGAAAGATGGAGGTATTTCTGATGTTATTACAGCAGCTAATAACGGCCATGACCGTATTGTCGATGGACAGGAATTTGAGAATGTTGAGGAAAAACACGAGTCTGAGCAGTCTGATTTAACTGAACCAGGTACAGAAAATGGAAAGCTACATGAAAATCGTATAACTGAAAATAATGGAAATGGAGAACCACCTAATGCTAATCATACAAATGTGCCAGATTATGGTAGAATTAGTCCGAACAGTTACACACAGGAACTTGATCTCACTGATCCAAAGAGTGTGATAGATATgttagaaaatgttgatttaaCTGAAGAGGACACTGAAGATTTATTGCAGGAAGCTtataaaatgaacagaaaactTAAAGAAATGCTAAGACGTCAAGATGAGCAATCATCCGATTCAAAACCAAAGTTGAAGTCAAAAAGTAAATCTTTTGTGGAATCTCGATCAGTAAATGGACAGGGAAGTATGACAAGCTCTGCTACCTCTTCAAGTGATAATTCAAGGATGGGCTCATCATTTGGTATTAGAAAAGTTTTGCCTCCTATAAATGCTGGAGAAAGAGAAACAAGTGTGTATGCTATAAAGCTGCGAAGATCCAAAACAAATGTTCAGGAAACAAAACCAGCATTGAGTGATTCTGCAATTCTACGTTCAAAGTCTTCAACTAAACCCCCTATTAGaaag GATTCAGAGTCGCCATCAAGAAGAAAGAAAGCACCTGGACCAAAACCAGAGTGGAATGACAGATTCAATTACACATAG